In the genome of Methanopyrus kandleri AV19, one region contains:
- a CDS encoding aminotransferase class V-fold PLP-dependent enzyme, whose amino-acid sequence MGLDEIVNGFPLKEEWVYLDNAATSLKHERVISAMERVLREFGVNVGRGAHPPGECATEEFERARDIVASFLGVEPECLAFTLNTTHSIHYVLASIRWKKGDAVVTTALEHHSNLAPWLRFSEVLGFEVEVVGFDRETGEVDMAELESVVDDNTRLIAITHESNALGSLQPVDEILELAEEVGAYVLLDAAQSLGHMDHDWSRYHFLAAPGHKGLLGPHGTGILYVREDVMEELELRLLGGGSTDYVTRDLEVVPREPPLSFESGTPNLPGVIGLAEGVKILEEVGLNRVERRIRKVTRRILNGLEELEGVEILAPEAERKTIVPFLVDGVDYAEVGKKLGERNICVRTGRHCASLVFERLGLDGCVRASVAFYNDIEEAERFLEVVEEIARGS is encoded by the coding sequence TTGGGTTTGGATGAGATCGTGAACGGGTTTCCACTCAAGGAGGAGTGGGTGTACCTCGACAACGCCGCTACGTCGTTGAAGCACGAACGCGTCATAAGCGCTATGGAGAGGGTCTTGCGGGAGTTCGGCGTGAACGTGGGTCGCGGGGCGCACCCTCCGGGCGAGTGTGCCACAGAGGAGTTCGAGCGTGCTAGGGATATCGTCGCCTCGTTTCTCGGAGTCGAGCCGGAGTGCCTCGCCTTCACGCTGAACACGACCCATTCGATCCACTACGTGCTGGCTTCGATCCGCTGGAAGAAAGGCGATGCCGTCGTCACCACGGCCCTCGAGCACCACTCGAACCTGGCACCGTGGTTGAGGTTCTCCGAGGTGTTGGGGTTCGAAGTCGAGGTGGTAGGGTTCGACCGGGAGACCGGCGAGGTTGACATGGCTGAGTTGGAGTCCGTGGTCGACGACAACACACGTCTGATCGCCATAACTCACGAGAGCAACGCCCTGGGTTCATTGCAGCCCGTGGACGAGATCTTAGAGCTCGCCGAGGAGGTCGGTGCGTACGTGCTGCTCGACGCGGCCCAGTCGTTGGGCCACATGGATCACGATTGGTCGAGGTATCACTTCCTAGCGGCGCCCGGTCACAAGGGCCTCTTAGGACCTCACGGTACCGGGATCCTTTACGTCCGCGAGGACGTGATGGAGGAACTGGAGCTACGGCTCCTCGGTGGAGGGTCGACGGACTACGTAACCCGAGATCTCGAGGTCGTCCCCAGAGAACCCCCGCTCTCCTTCGAATCAGGAACACCGAACCTTCCGGGTGTGATAGGGCTGGCGGAAGGTGTCAAGATCCTGGAGGAAGTCGGGTTGAACCGCGTGGAGCGGCGTATCCGCAAGGTCACCCGTCGGATCCTCAACGGGTTAGAGGAGCTGGAGGGAGTCGAGATTCTAGCACCCGAGGCGGAGAGGAAGACCATCGTCCCGTTCCTGGTCGACGGCGTGGATTACGCGGAGGTGGGTAAAAAGCTCGGTGAGCGGAACATCTGCGTGCGAACGGGGAGGCACTGTGCTAGCCTGGTGTTCGAGAGGCTAGGACTCGACGGTTGTGTTCGGGCCTCGGTGGCGTTCTACAACGACATCGAGGAAGCGGAGAGGTTCCTGGAGGTTGTAGAGGAGATAGCGCGCGGGTCGTGA
- a CDS encoding replication factor A (ssDNA-binding protein), whose amino-acid sequence MPRSRGAILTSDIDRLVEKLAEEVGKREEEVRREINRLRKRWGVSELGALLALADRMGVKLMRTGEEKPGRVTLDEAISRGLQSFDTEFIVVRVSDPAKTRSGGKMVTLVVGDETRSAALVAFDEAVETLEELEEGDVVRARNLTVSSFRNSPQLVVTRETELEVVGSEEDPNRIIERNISEVKHGEYVRVRGVVASEPVDTGERVYFWLSDETGSTRVNLWGEEAERALDLDYGDGVIVEGWVSTRGDHPTINILRTQGRVEPAEVSIKPAIRKRVEELGKGDVAEVSGVIVAVYARRRYYEACPTCGRAMRKGECPEHGAVEPERRPVLNVVVDDGTGTVRTVFFGEHAVEFAGYETTREYLEADESDIEKRLLGESVSVVLRVRGEGVVEDYDAVALRARILNEEDFKREIPILVRELKGEESEGEEAE is encoded by the coding sequence GTGCCAAGGTCTAGAGGGGCGATCCTGACCTCGGACATCGACCGGTTGGTAGAAAAGCTGGCTGAAGAGGTCGGAAAGCGCGAGGAGGAGGTGCGCCGGGAGATCAACAGACTCCGGAAACGATGGGGAGTGTCGGAGCTCGGCGCGCTTCTCGCCCTCGCCGACCGGATGGGTGTGAAGCTGATGCGAACGGGAGAGGAAAAACCGGGGAGAGTGACGCTGGATGAAGCCATCTCCCGGGGACTGCAGTCCTTCGACACGGAGTTCATCGTCGTACGCGTGTCGGACCCCGCGAAGACCAGGTCGGGCGGTAAAATGGTGACCTTGGTGGTGGGGGACGAGACGCGGTCCGCCGCGTTGGTAGCGTTCGACGAGGCCGTCGAGACACTCGAGGAACTCGAGGAGGGTGATGTGGTACGGGCTAGGAACTTGACTGTGAGTTCGTTCCGTAACAGTCCACAGCTGGTGGTCACTCGAGAGACCGAGCTTGAAGTCGTAGGCTCCGAGGAGGATCCGAACCGGATCATCGAGCGGAACATCTCCGAGGTGAAACACGGAGAGTACGTGCGCGTGCGAGGTGTCGTGGCGAGCGAGCCCGTCGATACGGGAGAACGCGTATACTTCTGGCTCTCCGACGAGACAGGCTCGACGCGTGTTAACCTGTGGGGTGAGGAGGCCGAGCGTGCGCTGGACCTCGACTACGGCGACGGTGTGATCGTGGAAGGGTGGGTCTCTACCCGCGGTGATCACCCGACGATCAACATACTCAGAACCCAAGGTCGTGTGGAGCCCGCTGAGGTTTCCATCAAACCAGCTATCCGGAAGCGTGTCGAGGAGCTCGGTAAGGGGGATGTGGCGGAGGTATCAGGCGTTATCGTCGCCGTATACGCACGTCGTCGGTACTACGAGGCGTGCCCCACCTGCGGTCGGGCCATGAGGAAGGGAGAGTGTCCCGAGCACGGGGCCGTGGAACCCGAACGGAGACCCGTGCTGAACGTGGTCGTAGACGACGGTACCGGGACGGTAAGGACGGTGTTCTTCGGGGAACACGCGGTCGAGTTCGCGGGATACGAGACCACGAGGGAATACCTGGAAGCCGACGAATCCGACATCGAAAAGAGACTTTTAGGTGAAAGTGTTTCCGTAGTGCTCAGAGTTCGGGGAGAAGGGGTCGTAGAGGACTACGATGCCGTCGCACTGCGGGCTAGGATACTCAACGAGGAGGACTTCAAACGCGAAATCCCGATCTTGGTCCGGGAGCTGAAGGGGGAGGAGAGTGAAGGAGAGGAAGCTGAGTGA
- the radA gene encoding DNA repair and recombination protein RadA, whose amino-acid sequence MKERKLSDLDLLPDETVKKLEEKGIVTVEDFIYADPKYLSEVTGMSERDVEDIQEELRNIDVEFETLEKLERKRRRITTGSSALDEILGGGVPCGELTEFAGPFGSGKSQIVFQLCVNVQLPEEEGGLESKAIFIDTEGTVSPGRIKGMAEALGLDPGEALRNVFVTQVRSVEEQMRAAEEAHKLCEREDIGLVVIDSLTAHFRAEYSKLGDVSERQARLMKHVDQLRNLAMDHDVAVVFTNQVHVDIEAATKGKGRRYEPVGGTIVAHQATHRIMLRRAKGEVRIARIIDSPYLPQREAAFRITEEGIRDVEFPER is encoded by the coding sequence GTGAAGGAGAGGAAGCTGAGTGATCTGGACCTACTGCCCGATGAAACCGTCAAAAAGCTGGAAGAGAAGGGGATCGTGACGGTCGAGGACTTCATTTACGCCGATCCGAAGTACCTGTCGGAGGTGACGGGGATGTCTGAGCGGGATGTGGAGGACATCCAGGAGGAGTTGAGGAATATCGACGTGGAATTCGAGACGCTGGAGAAGCTGGAACGGAAACGCAGGCGCATAACCACGGGCTCCAGCGCGCTCGACGAGATCTTAGGAGGAGGCGTCCCGTGCGGGGAGTTGACAGAGTTCGCGGGCCCCTTCGGCTCGGGTAAGTCCCAGATCGTGTTCCAGCTGTGCGTGAACGTACAACTACCGGAAGAGGAGGGCGGGCTGGAGTCCAAGGCGATCTTCATCGATACGGAGGGAACCGTATCACCCGGTCGTATCAAGGGGATGGCGGAAGCCTTAGGGCTGGATCCCGGAGAGGCCCTGCGCAACGTCTTCGTGACGCAGGTGAGATCCGTGGAAGAGCAGATGCGAGCCGCGGAGGAGGCGCACAAACTGTGCGAGCGCGAGGATATCGGACTCGTCGTCATAGATTCCCTCACGGCGCACTTCCGCGCGGAGTACTCGAAGCTGGGGGACGTCAGCGAGCGTCAGGCCAGACTGATGAAGCACGTGGATCAACTCAGGAACCTTGCCATGGACCACGACGTGGCCGTGGTCTTCACCAACCAAGTGCACGTCGATATCGAGGCCGCCACGAAGGGCAAGGGCAGACGTTACGAGCCCGTCGGAGGAACGATCGTAGCCCACCAGGCCACGCATAGGATCATGCTCAGGAGAGCCAAAGGTGAGGTCCGAATCGCACGGATCATCGACTCACCGTACCTTCCACAGCGTGAGGCAGCGTTCAGGATCACGGAAGAAGGCATTCGGGACGTGGAATTCCCTGAGCGATGA
- the hacA gene encoding homoaconitase large subunit, with protein MGKTMAEKILSRASGEDAEAGDIVVANIDVAMVHDITGPITVQRLEEMGVERVWDPSKIVVLFDHQVPADSVEAAENHKIMREFVEEQGIEHFYDVREGVCHQVLPEKGHVRPGDVIVGADSHTCTHGALGAFATGIGSTDMAAVFATGKLWFRVPETYRVEITGELPEGVYAKDVVLKVTGEIGADGATYMAIEYHGEVVREMSVSDRMCLCNMAIEMGAKTGMVPPDEKTLEYVKKRAGTEGRPVEPDPDARYEAELTLDVSDLEPQVAKPFSPDNVVPVGEVEGIAIDQVFIGSCTNGRYEDLKVAAEVLEGEEVHDDVRLIVIPASREVYHRTLKDGVLEVLHEAGALICPPNCGPCLGGHMGVLAEGERCVATSNRNFPGRMGHRESEVYLASPATAAASAIEGEITDPRPYL; from the coding sequence GTGGGGAAGACGATGGCCGAGAAGATACTGTCTCGAGCGTCCGGAGAAGACGCTGAGGCGGGGGATATCGTCGTCGCCAACATCGACGTGGCGATGGTCCACGATATCACGGGCCCGATCACGGTTCAGCGGCTCGAGGAGATGGGAGTCGAGCGCGTGTGGGACCCGTCCAAGATCGTCGTGCTGTTCGACCATCAGGTGCCCGCGGACTCCGTGGAAGCCGCGGAGAACCACAAAATAATGCGGGAGTTCGTCGAAGAACAGGGTATCGAGCACTTCTACGACGTTCGGGAGGGTGTCTGTCACCAGGTCCTCCCCGAGAAGGGTCACGTGCGTCCCGGGGACGTGATCGTGGGGGCCGACTCTCACACCTGCACCCACGGAGCGCTCGGAGCCTTCGCCACCGGGATCGGTTCCACCGACATGGCGGCGGTCTTTGCGACCGGTAAGCTGTGGTTCCGCGTCCCGGAAACTTACCGCGTAGAGATCACGGGAGAGCTTCCGGAAGGTGTGTACGCGAAGGATGTCGTGCTCAAGGTGACGGGAGAAATCGGTGCCGACGGTGCGACGTACATGGCGATCGAGTACCACGGCGAGGTCGTCCGAGAGATGTCCGTATCGGACCGTATGTGCCTGTGCAACATGGCGATCGAGATGGGAGCGAAGACGGGAATGGTTCCACCCGACGAGAAGACGCTCGAGTACGTCAAGAAGCGTGCGGGTACGGAAGGGCGCCCGGTTGAGCCGGACCCGGACGCCCGGTACGAGGCCGAGCTGACCTTGGACGTGAGCGACCTCGAGCCGCAGGTCGCGAAGCCGTTCTCTCCGGACAACGTGGTGCCCGTGGGGGAGGTCGAAGGTATCGCGATCGACCAAGTCTTCATCGGTTCCTGTACCAACGGTCGGTACGAGGACCTGAAGGTTGCGGCGGAGGTACTTGAAGGCGAGGAGGTCCACGACGACGTCCGGCTGATCGTCATCCCGGCGTCGAGGGAAGTTTACCACCGGACGCTCAAGGACGGCGTGCTCGAAGTACTCCACGAGGCGGGGGCACTGATCTGCCCGCCGAACTGCGGTCCGTGCCTGGGTGGCCATATGGGAGTGCTAGCGGAAGGCGAGCGATGCGTAGCGACGTCCAACAGGAACTTTCCGGGTAGGATGGGACACCGCGAGTCGGAAGTGTATCTAGCCAGTCCGGCGACGGCCGCCGCCAGCGCTATCGAGGGTGAGATCACCGACCCTCGTCCCTACCTCTAA
- a CDS encoding 6-pyruvoyl-tetrahydropterin synthase-related protein, translating to MSELFERGHWSYWCPVWYCGFPFLLYYPPLFYLVGGALNLPLGDPVQTLRILGLTAVYLLVVGIFFACRQLGFTTFEAALSTLLFLTSPSILWEINRGGIFPMMMSLGFGLLALGLLERTLSRGFTPKSALGVIALITLSLFTHPIGGMTCQGALILRVLLEVVPEGSLRPNQWFRALTDRQNLPLLLPAALPLLLAAPQYLPMLLYRGYISPLVTPAPQTPLDCIVTLLSCPMWSPLPFFILLSVLGAYYALRRSGPGIRLYGALTCLIFCASVFSLLAFWSIYKVAPGGQLITHRLPGVLFPLFGALILGCVIRHRPKVFATLAIPQLLLFAVYVWSYTQPVDLDSVREGHIPSPVVHLWKAMDLLPRCVGAGLTSPQSLLWTLVAAGGFFTLDTKPTEDAKCALHYLRHQGGPYDRVTFDPFTHVPLYRCDSAFVPIESGHYSLLGWFNQGDPAFYSLAWYVEWQHSWVFYPNAVLTVFHLANVRYVISGSPKWTASLERLPEFHRLTDFGRYTVFSTSVSPGPAELVPRPILVIDDILRRPNPYYTMVLNIIPDGGTRRIFVEGSPEDVARFRQIIVRTDRPDTLDEVLRKMKSGRVLVIVPANDYATARYLAERFGLHVRPVIVCPWEPLPSMKVCNRLIDAYRFVGITVPGATPEERTWFLFNGRPWVDVKLGKVEVRVCGVDFVDLAGTLHQTLYYGAGAYPLPPKWERALLNEVLRGFDSGKPRPVKFKAVEPDDVRVRGKGYILVKIGYHPAWHANAPTYRGSGGLIIVRSTGVTRLRFGFTWWERMLWWGAFAIGLMGSTWLYLRGRDEGR from the coding sequence GTGAGCGAGCTTTTCGAGCGAGGTCATTGGTCGTACTGGTGCCCGGTCTGGTATTGCGGCTTCCCGTTCCTGCTGTACTACCCACCGCTGTTTTACCTGGTAGGAGGTGCCCTGAACCTCCCGCTAGGAGATCCCGTACAGACGCTGCGTATCCTGGGGCTGACGGCGGTCTACTTGCTCGTAGTCGGGATCTTCTTCGCGTGCCGACAACTCGGCTTCACGACCTTCGAAGCGGCGTTGAGCACCCTGCTGTTCCTAACGTCTCCATCCATACTTTGGGAGATCAACCGCGGCGGCATATTCCCGATGATGATGAGCCTCGGGTTCGGACTGCTCGCCCTGGGCCTCTTGGAGCGAACGCTCTCGCGAGGGTTCACCCCCAAGTCCGCGCTCGGAGTCATCGCGCTGATCACGCTCTCGCTCTTCACCCACCCGATCGGCGGTATGACCTGCCAAGGGGCCCTGATCCTGCGCGTGCTCCTAGAGGTAGTTCCCGAGGGATCACTCCGTCCGAACCAGTGGTTCCGAGCCCTGACCGACCGGCAGAACCTCCCACTACTACTCCCCGCCGCACTTCCACTCCTCCTCGCGGCCCCTCAGTACCTCCCGATGCTCTTGTACCGGGGATACATCTCCCCGCTGGTCACGCCGGCCCCTCAGACGCCGTTAGATTGCATAGTCACACTCCTCTCGTGTCCCATGTGGTCACCGTTACCGTTTTTCATCCTCCTATCCGTGTTAGGGGCGTACTATGCACTTCGACGATCAGGCCCCGGTATCCGTCTGTACGGGGCGTTGACGTGCCTGATATTCTGCGCTTCAGTGTTCTCACTACTCGCGTTCTGGTCCATCTACAAGGTGGCTCCCGGCGGGCAGTTGATCACCCACCGATTACCCGGAGTGCTCTTCCCGCTGTTCGGCGCTCTGATCCTCGGATGCGTGATCCGACACCGCCCGAAGGTGTTCGCGACCCTGGCGATACCTCAACTCCTACTCTTCGCCGTGTACGTGTGGAGCTACACGCAACCCGTGGACCTGGACAGCGTGCGAGAGGGTCACATCCCGTCTCCCGTCGTCCACTTATGGAAAGCGATGGACCTGCTTCCCCGGTGCGTCGGTGCCGGCCTGACCTCGCCTCAGAGCCTCCTATGGACCTTGGTCGCCGCCGGCGGTTTCTTCACGCTGGACACGAAACCCACGGAGGACGCGAAGTGCGCGTTACACTACCTCCGTCACCAGGGTGGGCCTTACGACCGGGTTACGTTCGACCCGTTCACGCACGTCCCACTGTACCGCTGTGACAGCGCCTTCGTACCCATCGAGTCGGGCCATTATTCCCTGCTGGGTTGGTTCAACCAGGGCGATCCGGCGTTCTACTCGCTGGCATGGTACGTGGAGTGGCAACATTCGTGGGTCTTCTACCCGAACGCGGTTCTGACGGTATTTCACCTGGCGAACGTACGATACGTGATATCCGGATCACCTAAGTGGACCGCCTCGCTCGAGCGTCTCCCCGAGTTCCACCGGCTGACGGACTTCGGGAGGTATACCGTATTCTCGACATCGGTGAGCCCGGGTCCCGCCGAGCTGGTACCGCGCCCGATTCTGGTGATCGACGACATCCTCAGGCGACCGAACCCGTACTACACCATGGTTCTCAACATAATACCGGATGGAGGCACACGGAGGATCTTCGTCGAGGGTTCACCCGAGGACGTGGCGCGCTTCCGTCAGATCATCGTGCGAACGGATCGACCGGACACCCTCGACGAGGTGCTACGGAAGATGAAGTCGGGACGCGTGTTGGTGATCGTGCCCGCGAACGATTACGCGACGGCCAGATACCTGGCCGAGCGGTTCGGACTTCACGTCAGGCCCGTGATCGTGTGCCCGTGGGAACCGCTCCCGTCAATGAAGGTCTGCAACAGGCTGATCGACGCGTACCGATTCGTCGGAATCACGGTGCCCGGAGCCACCCCGGAAGAGAGAACCTGGTTCCTGTTCAACGGACGCCCTTGGGTGGATGTGAAGCTCGGAAAGGTCGAAGTCCGGGTGTGCGGAGTGGACTTCGTTGACCTGGCCGGGACGTTACACCAAACGCTGTACTACGGGGCCGGGGCGTACCCCTTACCCCCGAAGTGGGAGCGCGCGCTCCTCAACGAGGTCCTAAGGGGCTTCGACTCCGGTAAGCCGCGACCCGTGAAGTTCAAGGCGGTCGAACCGGACGACGTGCGCGTGCGTGGGAAAGGATACATACTCGTGAAGATAGGATACCACCCGGCTTGGCACGCGAACGCCCCGACGTACCGGGGATCGGGAGGACTGATCATCGTTCGATCGACAGGTGTTACACGGCTCCGGTTCGGGTTCACGTGGTGGGAGAGGATGCTGTGGTGGGGAGCGTTCGCGATCGGCCTGATGGGGTCCACATGGCTGTACCTTAGAGGTAGGGACGAGGGTCGGTGA
- a CDS encoding helix-hairpin-helix domain-containing protein: MALVYDAEFVGSEREFEEERETFLKGVKAYDGVLATRYLMERSSSAKNDEELLELHQNFILLTGSYACSIDPTEDRYQNVIVRGVNFDERVQRLSTGGSPARYAIVYRRGWRAIAKALDIDEEDVPAIEVRAVKRNPLQPALYRILVRYGRVDLMPVTVDEVPPEMAGEFERLIERYDVPIDEKEERILEILRENPWTPHDEIARRLGLSVSEVEGEKDPESSGIYSLWSRVVVNIEYDERTAKRHVKRRDRLLEELYEHLEELSERYLRHPLTRRWIVEHKRDIMRRYLEQRIVECALKLQDRYGIREDVALCLARAFDGSISMIATTPYRTLKDVCPDLTLEEAKSVNRTLATLIDEHGLSPDAADELIEHFESIAGILATDLEEIERMYEEGRLSEEAYRAAVEIQLAELTKKEGVGRKTAERLLRAFGNPERVKQLAREFEIEKLASVEGVGERVLRSLVPGYASLISIRGIDRERAERLLKKYGGYSKVREAGVEELREDGLTDAQIRELKGLKTLESIVGDLEKADELKRKYGSASAVRRLPVEELRELGFSDDEIAEIKGIPKKLREAFDLETAAELYERYGSLKEIGRRLSYDDLLELGATPKAAAEIKGPEFKFLLNIEGVGPKLAERILEAVDYDLERLASLNPEELAEKVEGLGEELAERVVYAARERVESRRKSGRQERSEEEWKEWLERKVGEGRARRLIEYFGSAGEVGKLVENAEVSKLLEVPGIGDEAVARLVPGYKTLRDAGLTPAEAERVLKRYGSVSKVQEGATPDELRELGLGDAKIARILGLRSLVNKRLDVDTAYELKRRYGSVSAVRKAPVKELRELGLSDRKIARIKGIPETMLQVRGMSVEKAERLLERFDTWTKVKEAPVSELVRVPGVGLSLVKEIKAQVDPAWKALLDVKGVSPELADRLVEELGSPYRVLTAKKSDLMRVERVGPKLAERIRAAGKRYVEERRSRRERIRRKLRG; this comes from the coding sequence GTGGCGCTGGTGTACGACGCTGAGTTCGTGGGCTCGGAGCGAGAGTTCGAGGAGGAACGCGAGACGTTCCTCAAGGGTGTCAAGGCCTACGACGGCGTTCTGGCCACCCGTTACTTGATGGAGAGATCTTCCAGCGCGAAGAACGACGAGGAGCTGCTCGAGCTTCACCAGAATTTCATCCTCCTCACGGGATCGTACGCCTGCTCGATAGACCCGACCGAAGATAGGTATCAGAACGTCATAGTCCGTGGCGTTAACTTCGATGAACGAGTTCAACGCCTGTCCACGGGCGGTTCACCGGCCCGCTACGCGATCGTGTACAGGCGTGGCTGGAGGGCGATCGCCAAGGCTCTAGATATCGACGAGGAGGACGTCCCGGCCATAGAGGTGCGTGCCGTGAAGCGTAACCCGCTCCAACCGGCGCTGTACCGGATCCTGGTGCGATACGGACGCGTCGACCTCATGCCCGTAACCGTGGACGAGGTACCACCGGAGATGGCCGGTGAGTTCGAGCGACTGATCGAACGGTACGACGTCCCGATCGACGAGAAGGAGGAGCGCATACTCGAGATCCTCAGGGAGAACCCGTGGACTCCCCATGACGAGATCGCGAGACGGCTCGGGCTCTCGGTCTCGGAAGTCGAGGGTGAGAAGGACCCGGAGAGCAGCGGTATCTACAGCCTGTGGTCTCGGGTCGTCGTGAACATCGAGTACGACGAGCGTACGGCCAAGCGGCACGTCAAGCGCCGGGATCGACTGCTCGAGGAACTGTACGAGCACCTGGAGGAGCTTTCGGAGCGGTACTTACGTCATCCGTTGACTAGACGGTGGATCGTCGAGCATAAGCGCGACATCATGAGAAGGTATCTCGAGCAGCGGATCGTCGAGTGTGCGCTCAAGCTCCAGGACCGTTACGGGATCCGCGAGGACGTGGCGCTGTGTCTCGCCAGGGCCTTCGACGGGTCCATCTCGATGATCGCTACCACTCCGTACCGGACGCTCAAGGACGTGTGTCCCGACCTGACGCTCGAGGAGGCCAAGTCCGTCAACCGCACCCTGGCGACGCTGATCGACGAGCACGGTCTCAGCCCCGACGCCGCGGACGAACTCATCGAGCACTTCGAGTCGATCGCCGGTATTCTGGCCACCGACCTGGAGGAGATCGAGCGAATGTACGAGGAGGGCAGGCTCTCCGAGGAGGCTTACCGGGCCGCCGTCGAGATACAGTTGGCGGAGCTCACGAAGAAGGAGGGCGTGGGTAGGAAGACCGCGGAGCGTCTCTTACGCGCCTTCGGAAACCCCGAGCGCGTCAAGCAGCTGGCCCGCGAGTTCGAGATCGAGAAGCTGGCCTCGGTGGAAGGGGTCGGCGAGCGCGTCCTACGCAGTCTCGTCCCGGGGTACGCTTCGTTGATCTCGATCAGGGGCATCGACAGGGAGCGGGCGGAGCGTCTGCTCAAGAAGTACGGTGGGTACTCCAAGGTCCGTGAGGCTGGTGTCGAAGAGCTGCGCGAGGACGGCCTCACCGACGCTCAAATCCGGGAGCTCAAGGGTCTGAAGACCCTGGAGAGCATAGTAGGGGATCTGGAGAAGGCCGACGAGCTGAAGCGGAAGTACGGATCCGCGTCCGCGGTTCGACGTCTGCCCGTAGAGGAGCTACGCGAACTCGGGTTCTCCGACGATGAGATCGCCGAGATCAAGGGGATACCTAAGAAGCTCCGGGAGGCCTTCGACCTTGAGACCGCCGCGGAACTCTACGAGCGGTACGGTTCGCTGAAAGAGATCGGTCGCCGACTCTCTTACGACGATCTACTCGAGCTCGGTGCGACTCCGAAGGCCGCGGCCGAGATCAAGGGGCCGGAGTTCAAGTTCCTCCTGAACATCGAAGGGGTCGGACCGAAACTCGCTGAGCGGATACTCGAGGCCGTGGATTATGACCTCGAGCGACTGGCTTCCCTGAATCCCGAGGAACTTGCGGAGAAGGTGGAAGGACTGGGCGAAGAGCTCGCGGAGCGCGTCGTGTACGCTGCTAGGGAGCGCGTAGAAAGTCGCAGGAAGTCCGGCCGCCAGGAGCGGTCGGAGGAAGAATGGAAGGAGTGGCTCGAGCGTAAGGTCGGCGAGGGGAGGGCTCGCCGGTTGATTGAGTATTTCGGCTCCGCGGGTGAAGTAGGAAAGCTGGTCGAGAACGCCGAGGTGTCGAAGCTACTGGAGGTCCCGGGTATAGGCGACGAGGCCGTCGCTAGGCTCGTACCGGGCTACAAGACCCTACGAGACGCCGGTCTCACGCCGGCCGAAGCGGAGCGCGTGCTGAAACGGTACGGCTCGGTCTCCAAAGTGCAGGAAGGAGCCACTCCGGACGAGTTACGCGAGCTCGGCCTCGGCGACGCCAAGATCGCGAGGATCCTGGGCCTGCGCAGCCTGGTGAACAAGAGGCTGGACGTGGACACCGCGTACGAGCTCAAGCGTAGATACGGTTCCGTCTCCGCCGTCCGGAAGGCCCCGGTGAAAGAACTGCGCGAGCTCGGCCTCTCCGATCGGAAGATCGCACGTATCAAGGGCATCCCGGAGACGATGCTTCAGGTCCGAGGGATGAGCGTGGAGAAAGCGGAGCGGCTGCTGGAGCGTTTCGATACCTGGACCAAGGTGAAGGAAGCTCCCGTCTCGGAGCTGGTGAGAGTCCCGGGTGTCGGATTGAGTTTGGTGAAGGAGATCAAGGCTCAGGTGGATCCGGCCTGGAAGGCACTTCTGGATGTCAAAGGGGTCAGTCCGGAGCTGGCCGACCGGCTCGTCGAGGAGCTCGGCAGCCCGTATCGGGTGCTGACGGCCAAGAAATCCGACCTGATGAGAGTCGAGAGAGTCGGACCGAAGCTCGCCGAGCGAATCCGGGCCGCGGGCAAACGGTACGTGGAGGAGCGTAGGTCGAGGAGGGAGAGGATCAGGAGGAAGCTCCGAGGGTAA